Proteins from a single region of Sandaracinaceae bacterium:
- a CDS encoding GTPase domain-containing protein, translated as MPLVSHGRRELQLKLVYYGPGLGGKTTNLSHIHSHSKVDHRGKLISLMTEAERTLFFDLLPMELGMFRDYRVRLHLCTVPGQIALDTTRQLVLRNVDGIVFVVDSQRERMEANHESIRNLWDNLRLQGDDPDRMPTVVQYNKRDLPGATPIDELRSELAIPEGTPEFEAEAVRGVGVFETLKGITRECLKLIPDPSKLPEGRSDSVVPGKRSSMHPPASGEVSVPGAPKVPQFSGST; from the coding sequence GTGCCTCTCGTCTCGCACGGCCGTCGCGAATTGCAGCTGAAGCTCGTCTACTACGGGCCGGGGCTCGGTGGGAAGACCACGAACCTGTCGCACATCCACAGTCACAGCAAGGTAGACCACCGGGGCAAGCTCATCTCGCTCATGACGGAAGCGGAGCGGACCCTGTTCTTCGACCTGCTCCCCATGGAGCTCGGGATGTTCAGGGACTACCGCGTGCGCCTGCACCTCTGCACCGTGCCGGGGCAGATCGCGCTCGACACCACCCGGCAGCTGGTGCTGCGCAACGTGGACGGCATCGTGTTCGTGGTGGACAGCCAGCGGGAGCGCATGGAAGCCAACCACGAGAGCATCCGCAACCTGTGGGACAACCTGCGGCTGCAGGGCGACGACCCAGACCGCATGCCCACCGTGGTGCAGTACAACAAGCGCGACCTCCCCGGGGCCACGCCCATCGACGAGCTGCGCAGCGAGCTCGCCATTCCGGAGGGGACACCCGAGTTCGAAGCCGAGGCGGTGCGGGGCGTGGGCGTGTTCGAGACCCTGAAGGGCATCACCCGGGAGTGCCTCAAGCTGATCCCCGATCCGAGCAAGCTGCCCGAGGGGCGATCGGACTCCGTCGTGCCCGGCAAGCGCTCCAGCATGCATCCCCCGGCGTCGGGTGAAGTGTCGGTGCCGGGCGCGCCGAAGGTGCCCCAGTTCAGCGGCTCCACATGA
- a CDS encoding serine/threonine protein kinase — protein sequence MFTPHELDVPADGPGTLRLGAVVAGKYRIKRLVGKGGMGAVYKAENTAIGRTVAIKVLHSHLADDGVTLKRFQREARAAAGIRHSRVVEVLDMGVEASGEPYIVMEYVRGRSLSQLVRPEHPISVRRAADIAGQILDALGTVHEAGIVHRDLKPANVLLTVQHGRPDFVKIFDFGIATFVESAWDASTTGDLTPSGRAMGTPYYSPPEQIRGGSVRDPRVDIYAVGVILYELVTGYRPFRGDHLVHLCRSIMNDPPPPLRVFRADVPEAFEAIIRKAIAKDPAQRYQTARDMISALVPFGADPPVDDDVEPTDTLTTDLRTLRERERQVRGERGSVPPAPTAFDDLSGRVVVELRAYLTQRVGHEGIAEVLASAPPDVHARWVANISDHGWYPATLLSVIEIADRRFGKGDRKFVVDAGAHLADAARTAGRLGSLKSPELCFMQLPDVVASHFCHGQAHVTKHGAGYGELEVTRHPRPTLTLAVMMVGFLQRALVLAGAREPDVRLAKVAALGDASDVFEATWS from the coding sequence ATGTTCACGCCCCACGAGCTGGACGTCCCGGCGGATGGTCCGGGCACGTTGCGCCTCGGCGCGGTGGTGGCGGGCAAGTACCGAATCAAGCGGTTGGTGGGGAAGGGCGGGATGGGGGCCGTCTACAAGGCGGAGAACACCGCGATTGGTCGCACGGTGGCCATCAAGGTGTTGCACTCGCACCTGGCGGACGATGGGGTCACGCTCAAGCGCTTCCAGCGTGAGGCACGAGCGGCCGCAGGGATCCGGCACAGCCGAGTGGTGGAGGTGCTCGACATGGGGGTCGAGGCCAGCGGCGAGCCCTACATCGTGATGGAGTACGTGCGCGGGCGCAGCCTGAGTCAGCTCGTCCGCCCCGAGCACCCCATCTCGGTGCGCCGCGCCGCCGACATCGCGGGCCAAATCCTGGACGCCCTCGGAACCGTTCACGAGGCGGGCATCGTGCATCGCGACCTCAAGCCCGCGAACGTGCTGCTTACGGTCCAGCACGGACGGCCCGACTTCGTGAAGATCTTCGACTTCGGGATCGCCACGTTCGTGGAGTCTGCCTGGGACGCCAGCACGACCGGCGACCTCACCCCCAGCGGGCGCGCGATGGGCACACCGTACTACTCGCCCCCGGAGCAGATCCGCGGCGGATCCGTGCGCGACCCGCGCGTCGACATCTACGCCGTCGGCGTCATCCTGTACGAGCTCGTCACCGGATACCGTCCGTTCCGCGGCGACCACCTGGTGCACCTCTGCCGAAGCATCATGAACGACCCGCCGCCGCCACTGCGCGTGTTCCGCGCGGACGTGCCCGAGGCGTTCGAGGCCATCATCCGCAAGGCGATCGCGAAGGACCCTGCGCAGCGCTACCAGACCGCGCGTGACATGATCTCGGCGCTGGTGCCGTTCGGGGCCGACCCCCCCGTGGACGACGACGTGGAGCCCACCGACACGCTGACCACCGACCTGCGCACCCTCCGCGAACGCGAGCGGCAAGTGCGCGGTGAGCGGGGGAGCGTGCCGCCTGCGCCCACCGCCTTCGACGACCTCAGCGGTCGGGTGGTCGTCGAGCTGCGCGCATACCTCACGCAGCGCGTCGGACACGAGGGCATCGCCGAGGTGCTCGCGTCGGCGCCACCGGACGTCCACGCGCGGTGGGTCGCCAACATCTCGGATCACGGCTGGTACCCCGCCACGCTCCTCTCGGTCATCGAGATCGCCGACCGGCGCTTCGGCAAAGGCGACCGCAAGTTCGTCGTCGACGCCGGCGCACACTTGGCGGACGCGGCCCGTACGGCTGGACGGCTCGGATCACTCAAATCCCCCGAGCTGTGCTTCATGCAGCTCCCGGACGTGGTGGCGTCGCATTTCTGCCACGGTCAGGCGCACGTGACCAAACACGGGGCCGGGTACGGTGAGCTCGAGGTGACGAGGCACCCGCGTCCGACCTTGACGCTCGCCGTCATGATGGTGGGCTTCCTGCAGCGCGCCTTGGTGCTGGCGGGCGCGCGTGAGCCAGACGTGCGGCTTGCGAAGGTGGCGGCCCTCGGCGACGCCAGCGACGTGTTCGAGGCCACGTGGTCCTGA
- a CDS encoding aminopeptidase P N-terminal domain-containing protein produces MLDPSVYAARRAALLERIGPGVVVLPSVPVATRNSDVEHAHRQHSDLYYLSGFDEPDAVLVLSSVHPEHESVLFVRPKNREREIWDGFRHGVEGAVATFGVDAAFPIGELDARLPDYLEGAARLHYELGEHAEFDANVLRALRLVRMRCRRDGRTTPTEIVSTQVSIHEMRLVKQEAELALMRRANAITTEGHLRAMRRAAPGVFEYEVESELLSAFRAGGAERPAYDSIVGSGPNATVLHYRRNDRQMAEGDLLLIDAGCEYGYYAADVTRTFPVSGTFSAPQRALYEVVLAAQEACIAAVRPGATMDGVHDVAVRVLTQGLLDLGLLEGSLDGAVESGSYREFYMHRTGHWLGMDVHDVGSTFAAGAPRPFAPGHVLTVEPGLYVALDAEVDERYRGIGIRIEDDVAVTADGHENLTTAPKSVADVEAAVRGQ; encoded by the coding sequence ATGTTGGACCCTTCTGTGTATGCCGCACGTCGCGCGGCGCTGCTCGAGCGCATCGGCCCAGGCGTGGTGGTGCTCCCGTCCGTGCCCGTCGCCACGCGCAACTCGGACGTCGAGCATGCGCACCGGCAGCACAGCGACCTCTACTACCTCAGCGGGTTCGACGAGCCCGACGCTGTGTTGGTCCTGTCGAGCGTCCACCCCGAGCACGAGTCCGTGCTGTTCGTGCGACCCAAGAACCGCGAGCGCGAGATCTGGGACGGGTTCCGCCACGGTGTCGAAGGGGCCGTGGCCACGTTCGGCGTGGACGCGGCCTTCCCGATTGGCGAGCTGGACGCGCGGCTGCCCGACTATCTGGAGGGCGCCGCGCGCTTGCACTACGAGCTGGGGGAGCACGCCGAGTTCGATGCCAACGTGCTGCGGGCGCTGCGGCTGGTGCGCATGCGCTGCCGCCGCGACGGTCGCACGACGCCGACCGAGATCGTGTCGACGCAGGTGTCCATCCACGAGATGCGCCTCGTGAAACAGGAGGCCGAGCTCGCCCTGATGCGACGCGCGAACGCCATCACCACCGAGGGCCACCTGCGAGCCATGCGTCGTGCGGCGCCCGGGGTGTTCGAGTACGAGGTGGAGTCCGAGCTCCTGAGCGCCTTCCGCGCAGGTGGGGCCGAGCGTCCAGCGTACGACAGCATCGTCGGCAGCGGACCGAACGCGACCGTGCTGCACTACCGCCGGAACGACCGGCAGATGGCGGAAGGCGACCTGCTGCTGATCGACGCTGGGTGCGAGTACGGCTACTACGCCGCGGACGTCACGCGCACGTTTCCGGTGTCCGGTACGTTCAGCGCGCCACAGCGTGCGCTGTACGAAGTGGTCCTCGCGGCGCAGGAGGCGTGCATCGCTGCCGTCCGGCCGGGCGCCACGATGGATGGCGTGCACGACGTCGCCGTGCGCGTGTTGACGCAGGGGCTACTGGACCTCGGTCTGTTGGAGGGCTCCTTGGATGGCGCCGTCGAGAGCGGGAGCTACCGTGAGTTCTACATGCACCGCACGGGGCACTGGCTGGGAATGGACGTCCACGATGTCGGCAGCACCTTCGCGGCCGGCGCGCCACGGCCCTTCGCCCCGGGGCATGTGCTCACGGTGGAGCCTGGGCTGTACGTCGCGTTGGACGCCGAGGTGGACGAGCGCTACCGCGGCATCGGCATCCGCATCGAGGACGACGTGGCGGTCACGGCGGATGGACACGAGAACCTGACCACCGCCCCGAAGAGCGTGGCGGACGTGGAAGCGGCGGTGCGCGGTCAGTGA
- a CDS encoding MBL fold metallo-hydrolase encodes MLPVRSPTLPPAAHTNVFLVGGRTAVLIEPATPFPEELDRICDWVAEAEAHGTVVLAICATHHHPDHIGGALALQERLGLPLWAHARTAEALAGQVAFDDLLEDGQQLELVLDDHGETLTLECVHTPGHAHGHLCFFEPRSRALIAGDMVAGVGSILVEKHDGDMAQYLASLGRMKALGPSCLLPAHGGVIVDPVACLDHYVAHRLAREERVADALAARGDGTPVELVPHAYADTPRMLWPLAARALEAHLIHLHAHGRAEDLGDGRYRKTDTTLVARTTSPAASEPS; translated from the coding sequence ATGCTGCCGGTGCGCAGCCCGACCCTGCCACCGGCGGCACACACCAACGTCTTCCTGGTGGGCGGTCGCACCGCGGTGCTGATCGAGCCTGCCACGCCGTTCCCCGAGGAGCTGGACCGCATCTGCGATTGGGTGGCGGAGGCGGAGGCGCACGGTACCGTGGTGCTGGCCATCTGCGCCACGCACCATCACCCCGACCACATCGGAGGCGCGCTGGCGCTGCAGGAGCGACTTGGGCTCCCGCTGTGGGCCCACGCGCGCACGGCAGAGGCGTTGGCCGGACAGGTCGCGTTCGACGACCTGCTGGAGGATGGGCAGCAGCTCGAGCTCGTGTTGGACGATCATGGTGAGACGCTCACCCTCGAGTGCGTTCACACTCCCGGGCACGCACACGGGCATCTCTGTTTCTTCGAACCGCGTTCGCGGGCGCTCATCGCCGGGGACATGGTCGCGGGCGTCGGGTCCATCCTGGTCGAGAAGCACGACGGCGACATGGCGCAATACCTCGCGAGCTTGGGGCGCATGAAGGCCCTCGGTCCATCGTGTCTGTTGCCCGCTCACGGGGGCGTCATCGTCGATCCCGTGGCCTGCCTCGACCACTACGTCGCGCATCGCTTGGCGCGTGAAGAGCGCGTGGCGGACGCGCTGGCGGCGCGGGGGGATGGTACTCCGGTCGAGCTGGTCCCCCACGCCTACGCCGACACCCCGCGCATGCTGTGGCCGCTGGCGGCGCGGGCGCTCGAAGCGCACTTGATCCACCTTCACGCGCACGGCCGCGCCGAAGACCTCGGCGACGGCCGCTACCGCAAGACCGACACCACCCTCGTGGCTCGCACGACGAGCCCGGCAGCCTCGGAGCCTTCATGA
- the maf gene encoding septum formation protein Maf, with protein MRGALVLASASPRRLALLRQVSVPVEVVPADVDETQALGEAPMAYAERVAVDKARTAMARLEREDHPLRAAWVLAADTVVIVDGEALGKPEDDEHARRLITRLAGRGHEVVTAVAIGRAGAPLDVEPVRTRVFFRPLTEAEVAAYVATGEGRDKAGAYGIQGIGAGLVTHIEGCYFNVVGLPLSHTLGRLVALGAVRSWP; from the coding sequence TTGCGCGGGGCCCTGGTGCTCGCGTCCGCGTCTCCGCGCCGCCTGGCGCTGCTGCGTCAGGTGAGCGTCCCCGTCGAGGTGGTGCCCGCCGACGTGGACGAGACTCAGGCGCTCGGCGAGGCCCCCATGGCGTACGCGGAGCGCGTGGCCGTCGACAAGGCGCGGACGGCCATGGCGCGGCTCGAGCGCGAGGACCACCCGCTGCGCGCCGCGTGGGTGCTGGCGGCGGACACGGTCGTGATCGTCGACGGAGAGGCGCTGGGGAAGCCCGAGGACGACGAGCACGCGCGCCGCTTGATCACGCGCCTCGCCGGCCGGGGACACGAGGTGGTCACGGCCGTCGCCATCGGTCGCGCCGGTGCGCCGCTCGACGTCGAGCCGGTGCGGACGCGCGTGTTCTTCCGTCCGCTGACGGAGGCGGAGGTCGCGGCCTACGTGGCTACGGGCGAGGGACGCGACAAGGCCGGGGCGTACGGCATCCAGGGCATCGGGGCCGGCCTCGTGACGCACATCGAGGGTTGCTACTTCAACGTCGTCGGGCTGCCGCTCTCCCACACGCTCGGGCGGCTGGTGGCCCTGGGCGCAGTCCGGAGTTGGCCGTGA
- a CDS encoding helix-turn-helix domain-containing protein: MVIPQTLMAEEVQRPQRALRLIAVSGSKGGVGKSLLAANLGLYLATIGRRVVVVDADPCGATLHNFLGATPPAPLPTFDPPLPSFRAIPTNPDDTRATFSGVNSRERVEPEPPPMPQVERPVHIPGQLMDLSVANLRLLHAGLDQPYAGNTRREPRRELLQRLRGMDAEYVVVDLGAGTADALLDTFVGADVSIFVSLPEPPAIEHTYRFMRSVFARGFLARDDDSAEHERLVACLTRLGPAPAPLDVARLLEEQNDPLSYRVREAMGAFEFNLVINQTRLRADLELGDRMRSAAQRRLGIALNYMGYVDYDDTVWSCMRQCRALLAESPGTKASKSIEKIARRMLALDAGKGPRKPRVAVPPDSHHDLLEVERGATDEEVRRAFKRAKEVYADDALCRHGLFDDQGLEAVRARLEEAYDVLLDPARRRPYELSIFPADVEREERVDVPRDEPLPPAPVLTPDTEFTGPLIRAVRESLGLTVRQISETTKIGSNYVEAIEADDYTALPAQVYVRGFVAEVAKTLRLDHEQVSRSYIKRLRRWVEDMER; encoded by the coding sequence GTGGTAATCCCGCAGACGCTCATGGCCGAAGAAGTCCAACGCCCGCAGCGCGCCCTGCGCCTGATCGCCGTCTCCGGGTCGAAAGGCGGGGTCGGTAAGTCGCTCCTCGCTGCCAACCTGGGGCTGTATCTCGCGACGATCGGACGCCGGGTGGTCGTGGTGGACGCGGATCCGTGTGGCGCCACCCTGCACAATTTCTTGGGCGCGACGCCTCCCGCTCCCCTGCCGACGTTCGATCCGCCCCTCCCCAGCTTTCGCGCGATACCGACGAACCCCGACGACACTCGGGCGACCTTCTCGGGCGTCAACTCGCGCGAGCGGGTGGAGCCCGAGCCGCCTCCGATGCCACAGGTAGAGCGCCCCGTGCACATCCCTGGGCAGCTGATGGACCTGTCCGTGGCCAACCTACGTCTGCTGCACGCAGGCCTGGATCAGCCATACGCCGGCAACACGCGCCGCGAGCCACGCCGCGAGCTGTTGCAGCGCCTGCGTGGGATGGACGCCGAGTACGTGGTGGTGGACCTCGGGGCAGGGACGGCCGACGCCTTGCTGGACACGTTCGTCGGCGCCGACGTGTCCATCTTCGTGTCTCTGCCCGAGCCGCCAGCCATCGAGCACACGTACCGTTTCATGCGCTCCGTCTTCGCGCGTGGCTTCTTGGCTCGCGACGATGACAGCGCCGAGCACGAGCGCCTGGTTGCCTGCCTGACCCGCCTCGGACCAGCCCCTGCGCCCCTCGACGTGGCGCGCCTACTCGAGGAGCAGAACGACCCACTCTCCTACCGCGTGCGCGAGGCGATGGGCGCGTTCGAGTTCAACCTGGTCATCAACCAGACGCGCCTGCGCGCGGACCTCGAGCTGGGAGACCGCATGCGTAGCGCCGCGCAGCGCCGCTTGGGGATCGCGCTGAACTACATGGGGTACGTCGACTACGACGACACGGTCTGGAGCTGCATGCGCCAGTGCCGCGCGCTGCTGGCCGAGAGCCCGGGGACCAAGGCCAGCAAGAGCATCGAGAAGATCGCGCGGCGCATGCTGGCGCTGGATGCGGGGAAGGGGCCACGAAAGCCGCGCGTCGCCGTGCCTCCCGACAGCCATCACGACCTGCTCGAGGTCGAGCGTGGCGCGACCGACGAGGAGGTGCGGCGCGCCTTCAAGCGCGCGAAGGAGGTGTACGCGGACGACGCGCTGTGTCGTCACGGGCTCTTCGACGATCAGGGGCTCGAGGCGGTGCGCGCGCGTCTGGAGGAGGCCTACGACGTGCTGCTGGACCCCGCTCGGCGGCGACCCTACGAGCTGTCCATCTTCCCGGCCGACGTCGAGAGGGAGGAGCGCGTGGACGTCCCGCGTGACGAGCCGCTACCTCCAGCGCCCGTCCTCACGCCGGACACCGAGTTCACCGGCCCACTCATCCGGGCGGTTCGCGAGTCCCTCGGGCTGACGGTGCGGCAGATCAGCGAGACGACCAAGATCGGTAGCAACTACGTCGAGGCCATCGAGGCGGACGACTACACGGCGCTGCCTGCGCAGGTGTACGTGCGCGGCTTCGTGGCCGAGGTCGCCAAGACCCTGCGGCTCGACCACGAGCAGGTGAGTCGCTCGTACATCAAGCGCCTTCGTCGTTGGGTCGAGGACATGGAGCGCTAG
- the proC gene encoding pyrroline-5-carboxylate reductase, translated as MSFGGKITFVGAGNMAAAIIAGLVRADASASSRITAVDVSESTLQRLHDLHGVGTSTDAATAVRGADVVVLAVKPQVVEAVLPRVREGVGAEALVVSIVAGVTSKTLEAGLPPGTRVVRTMPNTPALVGRGATAIAAGTHATEGDLTTTSALFDAVGLTVTVPEKLLDAVTGLSGSGPAYVFLFLEALADGGVREGLPRDTALRLAAQTVLGAATMMLETGAHPGMLKDQVTSPGGTTIAAVEALEGRAFRGTVMSAVSAATARSRALSGS; from the coding sequence ATGAGCTTCGGTGGAAAGATCACGTTCGTCGGCGCCGGCAACATGGCGGCTGCCATCATCGCTGGGCTGGTCCGCGCCGACGCGTCCGCGTCGAGCCGCATCACCGCGGTGGACGTCTCGGAGAGCACGCTGCAGAGGCTGCACGACCTGCATGGGGTCGGGACGAGCACCGACGCTGCCACGGCCGTACGCGGTGCAGACGTGGTCGTCCTCGCCGTCAAGCCGCAGGTCGTGGAGGCCGTGCTGCCACGCGTCCGCGAGGGCGTCGGCGCCGAAGCCCTCGTGGTCTCCATCGTGGCCGGGGTCACGAGCAAGACACTCGAGGCGGGACTCCCCCCCGGCACGCGGGTGGTCCGCACCATGCCGAATACGCCCGCGCTCGTCGGCCGCGGCGCGACGGCCATCGCCGCAGGCACACACGCCACCGAGGGGGACCTGACCACGACCAGCGCCTTGTTCGACGCGGTCGGCCTCACGGTCACCGTTCCGGAGAAGCTCTTGGACGCCGTCACGGGTCTGAGCGGCTCGGGCCCCGCGTACGTGTTCCTGTTCCTCGAGGCGCTCGCCGACGGGGGTGTCCGGGAGGGTCTGCCGCGGGACACTGCGCTGCGCCTCGCCGCCCAGACCGTGCTCGGCGCCGCGACGATGATGCTCGAGACGGGCGCGCACCCTGGCATGCTCAAAGATCAGGTCACCAGCCCCGGAGGGACGACGATCGCGGCGGTCGAGGCCCTCGAAGGACGTGCCTTCCGGGGGACGGTCATGTCGGCGGTGTCCGCTGCGACCGCACGCAGCCGCGCTCTCTCCGGGTCGTGA
- a CDS encoding aldehyde dehydrogenase family protein — translation MTLPLLRDGQILGTSPRDGSALAPVAVTPLEQLPDIVARARAAQASHAKLPVAARAKLLDRLRDAILARGEALVSVLAEEAGKPAAEAWLHEVVATADLASYWTGEGAQHLAPHEPSLDPVNYPGKRAVIERVPRGVIALITPWNFPVAIPLRTLFPALLAGNAVVMKPSEYTPRCAELIADATREVFGPDLVVMVHGAGDVGAGLIHAGVDAVIFTGSVRTGRKVAAAAAERLIPAGLELGGKDAAVVLEDADVERAARGILWGAMANSGQNCAGIERVYAVGSVAVPLRRRMVELANELRPVQDYGPLTTDAQLAVVEAHVASARAEGEVLAGGTRLDRPGRWYPPTIVGDLPNHSEPMAEETFGPVVPVVAVPTERAAVEAANDSRFGLTASVWTRDLERGERVARELRAGTVVVNNHGFTGAIPALPWSGTGESGYGVTNSSHTLDVLTRPRAVVVDARRATREMWWHPYTPALEQVGRSLATLRGGGGAGEKAKALGALLQGFAARWK, via the coding sequence ATGACTTTGCCCCTCCTCCGCGATGGACAGATCCTCGGTACGTCACCCCGTGACGGGAGCGCGCTCGCGCCCGTCGCAGTGACCCCGCTCGAGCAGCTCCCGGACATCGTGGCGCGGGCCCGCGCGGCGCAGGCCAGCCACGCGAAGCTGCCCGTCGCGGCTCGAGCGAAGCTGCTCGACCGACTGCGGGACGCCATCTTGGCGCGCGGCGAAGCTCTCGTGTCCGTGCTCGCCGAGGAAGCGGGCAAGCCTGCCGCCGAGGCGTGGCTGCACGAGGTCGTCGCCACGGCCGACCTCGCGTCCTACTGGACGGGCGAGGGCGCGCAGCACTTGGCGCCCCACGAGCCCAGCCTAGATCCGGTCAACTACCCCGGGAAGCGCGCGGTCATCGAGCGCGTGCCGCGCGGCGTGATCGCGCTCATCACGCCCTGGAACTTCCCCGTGGCGATCCCCTTGCGGACGCTCTTCCCGGCGCTGCTCGCGGGCAACGCCGTGGTCATGAAGCCCTCGGAGTACACGCCTCGCTGCGCCGAGCTGATCGCCGACGCGACGCGCGAGGTGTTCGGTCCCGACTTGGTCGTCATGGTGCATGGCGCGGGAGACGTTGGGGCAGGGTTGATCCACGCGGGGGTGGACGCGGTGATCTTCACGGGGAGCGTGCGTACGGGTCGGAAGGTCGCGGCCGCTGCGGCCGAGCGTCTCATCCCGGCCGGTCTCGAGCTCGGTGGAAAGGACGCGGCGGTGGTGCTGGAAGACGCTGACGTGGAGCGCGCGGCCCGGGGCATCCTGTGGGGTGCGATGGCCAACAGCGGGCAGAACTGCGCGGGTATCGAGCGGGTGTATGCCGTGGGCTCCGTGGCCGTGCCGCTGCGACGGCGCATGGTCGAGCTGGCCAACGAGCTACGCCCCGTACAGGACTACGGGCCGCTGACGACGGACGCGCAGCTGGCCGTGGTCGAGGCTCACGTCGCGAGCGCGCGTGCCGAGGGAGAGGTCCTCGCAGGCGGAACACGGCTCGACCGACCGGGCCGCTGGTACCCGCCCACCATCGTGGGCGACCTCCCAAACCACTCCGAGCCGATGGCGGAAGAGACGTTCGGGCCCGTCGTGCCGGTCGTCGCGGTGCCCACGGAGCGTGCCGCGGTGGAGGCCGCGAACGACTCGCGCTTCGGACTCACCGCCAGCGTGTGGACCCGTGATCTCGAGCGCGGCGAACGCGTGGCACGTGAGCTGCGGGCCGGGACCGTCGTGGTGAACAATCACGGATTCACGGGCGCCATCCCCGCGCTGCCTTGGAGCGGTACGGGGGAGAGTGGCTACGGCGTGACGAACTCCTCACATACGCTCGACGTGCTGACCCGGCCGCGGGCGGTCGTCGTCGACGCGCGGCGCGCGACCCGCGAGATGTGGTGGCATCCGTACACGCCGGCGCTCGAGCAGGTAGGTCGTTCGCTCGCGACCCTGCGTGGCGGCGGCGGTGCAGGCGAGAAGGCCAAGGCCCTCGGAGCGCTGCTGCAGGGGTTCGCGGCGCGCTGGAAGTGA
- a CDS encoding YggS family pyridoxal phosphate-dependent enzyme: MAQGLKDTRARIDEACRLALRDPAEVSLMAVSKRQPVEAMRAAFDAGQRCFGENYVQELVEKVQTLGPLEGLQLHLIGHLQRNKVRAVVAARAAVDTVDSLRLLDALGDECARKRIVLPICVQVNVAGEPQKSGCAPGDLEALVSAARRCEAVRLEGLMAVPPAETAEQARPHFRALRELAREHGLSTLSMGMSADLEVAVAEGATCVRVGTAIFGARS; this comes from the coding sequence ATCGCCCAGGGGCTGAAGGACACGCGCGCACGCATCGACGAGGCCTGCCGCCTCGCGCTGCGCGACCCCGCGGAAGTCAGCCTGATGGCCGTCTCCAAGCGACAGCCCGTAGAGGCCATGCGCGCGGCGTTCGACGCCGGGCAGCGGTGCTTTGGTGAGAACTACGTGCAGGAGCTGGTGGAAAAGGTGCAGACGCTGGGCCCGCTCGAGGGGCTGCAGCTGCACCTGATCGGGCACCTCCAGCGCAACAAGGTGCGCGCCGTCGTGGCCGCGCGCGCAGCCGTGGACACCGTGGACTCGCTGCGTCTGCTCGACGCGCTGGGGGACGAGTGCGCACGAAAGCGCATCGTGCTGCCCATCTGCGTGCAGGTCAACGTCGCGGGCGAGCCGCAGAAGTCGGGCTGTGCGCCCGGGGATCTCGAGGCGCTCGTGTCGGCGGCGCGGCGGTGCGAGGCCGTACGCTTGGAGGGCTTGATGGCCGTGCCACCAGCCGAGACCGCCGAGCAAGCGCGCCCCCACTTTCGCGCGCTGCGGGAGCTCGCTCGAGAACATGGTCTCTCGACCCTGAGCATGGGCATGAGCGCCGACCTCGAGGTGGCGGTGGCCGAGGGCGCGACCTGCGTGCGCGTGGGCACGGCGATCTTCGGCGCGCGCAGCTGA
- the groES gene encoding co-chaperone GroES translates to MGVRPLYDRVLVKRVDEETKTAGGIFIPATATEKPQRGKVIAVGGGKLLETGEVRALDVKKGDTVLFAKYSGTDVKIDGDDHLILREDDILGVIES, encoded by the coding sequence ATGGGCGTACGTCCGTTGTATGACCGCGTGCTCGTCAAGCGCGTGGACGAAGAGACCAAGACCGCCGGGGGCATCTTCATCCCCGCGACGGCCACCGAGAAGCCCCAGCGCGGCAAGGTCATCGCCGTGGGCGGCGGCAAGCTGCTCGAGACCGGCGAGGTCCGGGCCCTCGACGTGAAGAAGGGCGACACCGTCCTCTTCGCCAAGTACTCCGGCACCGACGTGAAGATCGACGGTGACGACCACCTCATCCTGCGCGAGGACGACATCCTCGGCGTCATCGAGAGCTGA